The DNA window AATGAGAGTATGTTTGTGGTTgctttcaaaatgttttttactcagaaatatattaaaatatttttttttattttttaaaaattatttttgatatcagcacatcaaaatgatctaaaaacatcaaaaaatattaatttaaaataaagaaaaaaataaataaaattcaaattattttaaaaatatttttaaaacgcaaaaagacattaaaaatcAGAATGAGTATTGTTTTACATAAGAATATTATATAACTATATTTACACTAAAGAGCTCACATGTATTTATATTCTTGCTGAAGAGTAAAATCATGGTTGTATGGAGcttgtcaatgatttttttataaaaagattattgaGATGTTAATTCATACTACGCAGATAGTGATAAATATTGtatcttaactatttttttatttaatatgtgtagtttaatttgtaaaattaaaacaatgttatgTAAGTGAATTTAACAAGTTTCTAGAAGTttattaacttttgtttttagactcggtttaaaagtgtgttttattaatggttttgatatattgatgttaaaaataaaaaatatattattttaatatatttttaaataaaaaaatacttataaaaaatattatgcatcgtaatattaaatacatttttattcaataaaaaatatgttcacTGAAAGTCCCTTTTCATCTATTCGGATATATATTGGATGTTCATCATATTTATAAAGTATCACTTGAGATGACTCCTAACTAATTAGTTCGAACAACAAAAATAAGAGTCCTTTTTGCTTGGAATTAATGTTTTATAGATTTCTAGCCTGAGCGTGCAATAAACGCCCCAAAGCAGAAAGTGAAATGGGTCAATTCGATAATTATATGCGGGACCCAAAAGTCTCAATCCAACGGCTTAGATCTAAGGAGAAGCTACATCTGTAGAACACAGTAAGTAAAGTTCATAGCCGAGAGCCCGCATGTAGTCAACGGTTGATGAGGTGGAAAAGTCGTGTCTCATGCACGCGACGCGACACGCTAATGGTCCAAAGTCAAATGCACTTTCTCGTTATTGGAAGTTATTTGAAATACGTTTGTCTTAATTTTGGAATCACATTTATTAGTAATTATGGAAAAGCCCTGAATTTGATTTCCATTCATCAATCACACCCCTTCCTTTCAAGCCATTCCTTAATCATACAccgaaaaaataatttttttaacctccGGTCAAATTTCTAAAAGTTTTCGAAGTCTCGTGTCGAGTGACTAatatctgtttatttttatgtttcaaaaatatttttttaaaaaattaaaatttcttgtatttttatgttgaattaatattttttagtgtttttcaattattttgatgtgctgatatcaaaaataaaaaaaatattttttatatgtttttccgagtgaaaaacactttaaaaaaacaatcacaaccacactcccaaacacaccACACCATTTTACATTGCCAtttatcacaataaaaaaatattatttttaaaggatttttaaaAGTACAGTAATGGTTAAttgtaaaaatgtttttttattggaaatgcactaaaataatatatctatatctatatatatatacatatatttaaaaaactatttttgacataaaaaacaataaaaaaatataaaaataattttaaacaaatgttttttgaaaCTTCTTCAAACACAGCCCCAAATAGAGTCTTAATGTTATTGTTGACGAAACCCCCATTTGCCATTTCGTAATGCTGTTTTAAATAAGGGTCgagcaaaatttgaattttttatttttagattatttgatatattgatataaaataataatttttaaaaaataaaaaaataacatcttaatatattttcaagtaaaaaatactttaaaaaccaaccattatcatatttaatatttataaacacTCTCTAAGTATGCATTGCAACGCACCACATTGTAAAATGGGTACTAAATAGAATACTTGAAGCAAGAGGGTAGTTTTTgcaataaatgaaaattatcaaCATCCACTCAAGTTGTATTCTCTCcctctcatgattttttttttgaaaaaagcatTACCACTCCACCTCCTTCCTTCGCTTTGTGTCTAACTTCCCTTTCTCTATTCCTGCAGCTCTCCCTTCCATTTTTAGCAaacctctctccctccctccctctgcTAACCAAAaaactccctctccctctctctccaccTCCATAACCATAACACAAAGGTAAGCCAATTAAGCCTGTTATGACCCATCTTTACCAAAATTTGTAACCATCACTAATTCATAAATTCTGCATTTAACTTCTTTCCCTTGAATTCAAAATCTTCCCATCATCCGttacacatttttttctttaattttctcgaATTTTCTCAATAACATGTACACAAACGTTGAGTTAataaattcttgatttatttctgTTCTTTTCGATTCAACTTTACAGGTTTGCTTGATCCTGCTCTGCTGCGTATGTCATAAATCTCAACGTTCAAGGAAGGAAGATTCAAATGGCTTGTTTCTTGACGTCTGGCTTGGGGTACTAGGATGTTGATGATGGTGGACAAGTGTGATCTAGAGAGGTTAATGACAAGATAAGTGACATACTTGGTTGTTAAAAGATAGAAAATGGGCACAAAAGGAGATGGTGAATCACAAGAAGAACGTCCGCATTCGCCTTATTCGGTGTTGCAGCATTTATCAGAGGAGGCATTTAGGGTGGCTGGTGAGGCACTGCATAGCGTCTACCCAGGAACTGATCCTGGTTTTAAGTCAATGCAGCGTAGCCAGAGTGAAATTTTCACAAATGGGGCGGGGAGTTTACGTAGCAGTAGCTTTCGTAAATTGAAAACTCGGATGCAAAATGCTTGGCGCGGGGGTGGTGATTCGAGGGAACGAGGTTACTTGCCGAGTTTTAATCCTGAGGTCTTGGCAAACCAGAAACGCCAGTGGTATCAGTTTAATTCTAAATCTCTGGTACTAAACTAAACAATCATCCGATATCTGTTGTGTTTATGTTGAGATttgcacttttttctttttgttatacTTAGTGAATTATGTGTGCGTAATTATGTTGTAGAATCATTCAAAATATAAGGAGCCCACATCACTGTTTGAACACTTCATTGTTGCGGGGCTTCACCCGGATGCCAATCTTGAGAAAGTGGAGGATGCATTTGCAAGAGAGAAGAAGTGGGAGTCGGATATGGAGAAGTCTGGCTTGTTGGATTTCAACTCGATGCAGCGACGGGCACCTTCATTTCCAACTTTGGAACCTCAGGTTAGCCACATCAGTAATTTGAATATGGTTTGGCATTGGCTACAGTTTCATACTTGATTGAACCCAGATAGTAGTTGGCACTTCTGCTTAAGTTTGTGGAATTGCTCCGCTGCAGCTTCTTTTTGAGAAAATGATTTAGCTATTATCATTGTGCTTCCTAGTCCTTGTGATAGAGGGGATTTGCTTTTTGTTCTACTGCCGAAAGCATTTAGCTCCTTTTTGCGAAAATGTTTTAGCTATTATCATTGTGCTTCCTAGTCCTTGTGATAGAGGGGATTTGCTTTTTGTTCTACTGCCGAAAGTATTTAGctcattttcatgttttaactACTTTCTTTTTGCTCCAGATACTATTTAAATATCCTCCTGGGAAGAGATTAGCTATGCGCTCAAAGGATTTAGCTGCCTTCTGTTTTCCTGGAGGTGTCAAGGTTTGATGTTCACATGGATCATCTATAAATTAAGATTTAGTCTCTGTGATTTTTAATCTACATGGCTCTTCAGTTCATGCTAATTTTAAGTTACTGTACAGACTACATGCAATGTATTCCTCACTCATATGACATTAAAACATTTGCTTTCTCACTCTTTTGTAAATCGATCATTGTTGTATGATGCCATGGTGTTGCATtccaacaataaacaaaaatgcaGCCAGCCAAGTTCAACTATCGTTGATCACGTGTCCTTTGCATATAGAATATCAGATCTTCCACTATATAAGAGTACGTGTTTGGATTGTAGTAGAGTTGGAAAACGAAAGGTTTGGAGCTAAAAATGAGTTTCTAATTCCAAATGGGTGTTTGCAACCTCTAGAAAACCATGACCTTAGAGCTCCAAGACACTCAAGAACATGGTTTTGGAAAGTGTCTATTTATCTTTACTGACAGAGTCTCTTAAAGTAGCTAAAGTGTAGAGAGGAAAGGAGCTAACTTCCACAGCTTAATTTTCTTATGTATAATGGAAGACAAACACCGTCTTTATGAAAGATTTAGGCCCCCTTCGTTACTTCTTGGGCATTGAAGTTGCCTCCTCTCCCCTTAATCACTGTGTCGCTGTCGCTGTGTCACCTGTAATTCAAGGATCtcggtttttattttcaaaattttaattgatcttCATTGTGCGGGGGCTGAAGGTCTAGTACATATCAAATGTTCCCATCACAGTCTTGAGGTTGAGAAGCACTTTCTAGTCTTATAAATCCATATATTTTCTCTCTAATGTAACTGTACTACGCGGTCCCAATATACAGATTTTTTGGTCATCTTCTCCTTTTTAATCTACTTCCTCATTTCTGTTGGATTTTCATGGTGCAGACGCGGTTGTTGGAGAGGACTCCATCATTGAGTGAACTAAACGAACTTGTTTATGGACAGGTATGCTAGACCATCTCTCACCTCGCATGTCTTACTGTTTTCAAGCTTACTTACTGCATCCTGTCCGCATTGTTCTCTTTGCTTCAAGAAATCCTCATAGCTTTTGTGATTGCAGAGCTGCACTATCCTATTAAAAACAATGTCTGGATAAGAGTAATTTAGCGGAGGCTACGATTCCTAGATAGCACAATCTAGGGCCTGGAAGTTAATTACTGAATCCATGTTAATTTTGACATCAAAAGCAATGTTTTACTTCTTGTTTATTTACTGTACTTATTCACTGGCTAGCACCTCTATGTTTGCTACATGGTCTTTAACCAAGATCATGATTATTGAACCTTTTACATAGGTGCAATTCTTCCCAGTCACTGGAAACTGACTTGACAATTCCACTAGGTATGGAATTGACTCATATATAGTTCCCTCCTTTGCTAGAGAATCCACTCTTCAATCATGCACACTTGCAAGGTTGAAGCTACCAAGATAAGCAGCAGCAGTGATTTGTTATCAGTTTGTTCTCTCGATTATATTTCTATTACGATTTCCTTCACCCACACTTCTTTTTATGCATTGAAATATATGCCCATACACAATTGTGAAGACGCAGCACAATAGGAATGAACACAGGAGTCTAGAATATTTAAGATATCTCATGTGCTTTCAACACCCTTTGGTATGAATTTCTCATTACTTAGAAAAGTGTCTTCATTGACATTGCTTTAGAAGTTGCTCTCTTCTTCAGCTCCCTCCCTAGTTTAGTCGAGACATCTTTTGACAGATACTGTCCATGTTCAAGCTGAATGAAGctgggttttttttagaaaaaaggcCGTGGCAAGTCATCTCCATATAGAGTTTTTGCTAGTTAATGCTAATGCTATATGCTATCCCCGAAATCTAATATTAGTTAAGCATTTTTCTCTCAAACTTCTCTAACCTTACAGTCAAAACGCAACgttccttttcattttgttgCAGGAGCATTTGGGCAGAGACGATTTCtcattcatattttctcttAAGGTaagcttttccttttttgttcttcatcttGTTTACATATCACACATACCTTTTATGGCCATTGCAAAGCCTAAGTTGGCATGCTCTCTTGGCCTCAATGGAGGTTTTAAGTTGTGAATTCTCCTTCTCCCAAGCTACTGAACTATCAATACGAAAATCAAATTTAGTAGTTGTgttttcaagaaacaaataattagCCCCTCTTGCAAATTCTTAAATAATCCCTTGACCTCCCAGCTTGTTGGAATCATTCTCatctcttcttcattttttgttcttttttgaaaaaatagaattaagaaaattgaagtaGGTAAGATGGGAAGAACACATTTTGGAGGGaaaaaaggaccaaattggGAAAACCTTCTGGGATATAAATGAGTTGGTTATCTTGATGTATTTCGTGTGATCTTGATTTAAACGTTTGGAAATCAAGCAAAAAGATTCACTGCTAATGCTGGTGGCTGGACATTGATTTGTCTTATGAATTTGTCTGGTTGTTTTTCATGGGGTTCTTTGAATACAAAGAGTGGTTGGATTTTTAAAATTGCCTTCTGTTCTCGTGATCAGGTGGCAGACAATGATACACTTTACGGGGTTTGCTTGCATGTTACAGAAATCGTTCAAAGGCCACCTGGTATCTTAGGCAGCCAGTCACCCCTTTCTCAATCAACTGGTCGATGCTGCCGTTTTTTGGTTTCTGCACCTCGCTGCTACTGTGTGCTCACGAGGGTTCCTTTCTTTGAATTACATTATGAGATGTTGAACaggttaatattaatttcatcaattaattagTCGTTACTGACTTCTAGGGAGACGTTTTCCACATTGGTTCAGTTACTTCAGTGCAATTCACTACATTTACTTACATGGATGCAGTATCATTGCACAGGAGCGTTTGAATCGGATAACTCAGTTTGTTAGTGAAATGTCACTCACTGCTTGCATGCCTTCAGTATCTAAACAGCATGGgcaaatgaatgaaaatgttgaCTGTCTTGATAGAGAGTACGATGCTGATTGGATGGCTTCTGCAATACCTGTTGACAGTGCAGTAGCCcttactgctgctgctgctggaatTATATCTGATGATGTGATTCCAACCTTATCACCAAAGATTTGGGAACCTCAATCTCCTGACAGTGTTGCTGCTAGCGAGGCTTCAGATTCCAGCCAAGCAAGGGAAGTAGATAAGGATGGCAGGAAGTATTTGCAATATTTTGATGATTATGCTTCCCTGTCTCCGGAAAACCATTGTGATGCTTTAGAAAGAATTTATGGAGGTGATGAAAATGGTCATGTTTCTCCAGTACTTGGGATGTTTTCCTGCTCTAGGAGCCGCAGATTAGATCGTCTTGGAAGTTTTGATACCTTATTTAGGTAGTAGTTACATTTGTCACTTGTTAACTGTGTGTTGAGTTCTTGATGTGTCTCAACTCCATTAAGCCATGCAACTCCAAGGCACTTGTTATTTCGGTACAATAGtgatatatttttgtctttgacAGTTCAGTTAGAAGCATGGTatcagatgatgatgatgacgaacTTTTCCCAGATCATGAAAAAGATTTTGGTGATGACTTGATATTGGAATGGGCTAAGGTTAGTTTATGATTGTTCCTGTTGTTTATTCATTTGTTCACCCATGTGACATACCGAGTTCcattccatcttttttttttccctgaacGCTACCTCTTGGATCTTGGgtaggaaaacaaaaatgatttgctACAGATAATTTGTGGTTATCATGCAATGCCTCTTCCCCAACGAGGAAACGGGATAGTTTTTCAGCCTCTTGATCATTTACAAGCTATCGAGTATAAGCGGCCTCCAACCTCTGACCTTGGATTTTGCAATAGTTATCTAGCTTCATTCAAAGCAGCCGAGGTATTTCTTAGTGTTTTGATTGACATTAGACTATGTTCcttgataaataattaaaaatgcttTCTTGATATTCTAATCTTGGTATTTTGTAAAAAAGGTCAATGCGAAGTTAGCTGCTGCTGAGGAAGCTCTTGCGCTGTCAATATGGACAACTGCAACTGTATGTCGGGTTCTGTCACTGGAAAATGTAAAGTCCCTATCATATGAAGTTATATTGTCTTGAATTCAGCAGCGTTCAATCTTTTTCCAACTGTCTGCTTCACCACTTGTAACATCCTTAAGCAAGCACTCGTATTTCTAATCAATTCCTTTGACGCTGCATAATTGTCGAAAAGGGTTGCTGTGTAATACGGAGGTGGAGTCTTGGTCTTGTAGATTCAGGCTAGGACTGTTTATCAGCAATTATAACCATTAagtttctttcaaaaatttctgtttttatgAAAAGGAATCTTGAGAAACTATGCAGGTAGTTAGGAAACAATTTCAAGCTTAACCCTCCATTGTAGTTGAAATCTTATTCCATTTGTTCAGGCAATCCTATTTCCATTTCTTCCATGTTGCATTTTCAGATTGGTGGTTGGAAGTCTGATATATGCTTCTTCTTCCAGGTTCTGGCACTGGTTGCAGGCGTATTACTGGAAAAACAAGTGGTGGTAGTGTGCCCAAACCTGGTGAGTTAATGTTGTTATTGGAGATAATTTTGTCAACCCACAGATGAATTATTTGTTCATGAACACGCTTGTACACATTTATAGAGTATGCGCGCATGTATATTTATTTGCAGCTCTGGACAATTTCTTATGCAAAGTAGCTGTTTTGAATTGGTTATCTGTCCTGACTCGAGTTCCATTTGTTGCAGGGTGTTTTATCTGCAGTCGTTTTATCCCTTGTCCCCATGATTCGTCCATTTCAATGGCAGAGTTTATTGCTTCCagtaagtttcataatttttataccCCTGTAGTATCTGTTTTGAGCCAAAGGAGAACATCATGGATTTAGCTAAAATAATGATGTTACTGTCACACATCCTCGATTATTTCTCCTCAAAGTGTCATTGAAAGTTCATGTAAATGAATGAGACATAATAAAAGAACAATGAATAACTAATCCTTGTTAAAAATCCTGATATGCAAGCCAAAAGGAAATGTTAAAAAGGCAGAAAAGATTGAAATATTACTCTCTGAATACACGTTAAGCTTAACAGGAGTTGGAATACTACATCAGATAATTGGTGGTGGTCTGTTCAGGATATGTGAAGTTGTGTTGAGATGCAGTAGCTTCTTGGTTTTGGTCAAAATGGATGCtggaatttctttctttctttgcttttttaggttttgatttaGTAGAAATGGAATTTTAATATTCTTCACTTCTGCTTCTATTAGATGCTTATGGATCTGGCATGACTTTTTTTGGCTAAAATTTATGTTGATCTTTCGCAGATCTTGCCACGGCAGATGCTTGATTTTCTTGATGCTCCTGTTCCCTTTATAGTGAGTTTCAGATATTAACCTTTTCTCTTTTTGCTAAGACAGTTACCATGCAATTGTATTGGTCTGTGCCTTTTGTGTTtcttccttttaatttgtactgtgctctattattttatttatctccGGGAACTAGGATGTCATCATCTTGTCCTTTCTGTGATCACAAGTCAAATGGGCAAGCAACATTTTAAAGGATTGGAGATGATAGAAGAGAATTGAGATTTTAACGTTGAGTCTGGCATCAAATGGTGGCTGGAAGTTCTATTGTTGGCCACGTGTTGGGCTGTTGCCAGTTTTGGATGCTTCTGAAGGGAGTTTCCTTCCATCTCCAGAAAAATCCTTTGTCAGTTTGTAGCCGAAGAGCTCGCAAACTTTGAATTACTGGGAATCAATTACTTGTCAGTCTGGCAAAATGTCACTTCTTGGTCATTAACTGGGTTGTTTCATGCCCTAGTTTACTTGGAGCACTGAATAAGGGGTTCAATCGAAGGAAGAAGTCTGAAAACAATCCAGGACTGATCAGGTGTTGTGAAAGACCTTACAGCAACTTCTCTTTTTGGAACTGCTGATCTGACCTGCATGTAACTGGGTGTGATGAGGTTGGACTGGTTTATGTC is part of the Populus trichocarpa isolate Nisqually-1 chromosome 2, P.trichocarpa_v4.1, whole genome shotgun sequence genome and encodes:
- the LOC18096564 gene encoding uncharacterized protein LOC18096564; this encodes MGTKGDGESQEERPHSPYSVLQHLSEEAFRVAGEALHSVYPGTDPGFKSMQRSQSEIFTNGAGSLRSSSFRKLKTRMQNAWRGGGDSRERGYLPSFNPEVLANQKRQWYQFNSKSLNHSKYKEPTSLFEHFIVAGLHPDANLEKVEDAFAREKKWESDMEKSGLLDFNSMQRRAPSFPTLEPQILFKYPPGKRLAMRSKDLAAFCFPGGVKTRLLERTPSLSELNELVYGQEHLGRDDFSFIFSLKVADNDTLYGVCLHVTEIVQRPPGILGSQSPLSQSTGRCCRFLVSAPRCYCVLTRVPFFELHYEMLNSIIAQERLNRITQFVSEMSLTACMPSVSKQHGQMNENVDCLDREYDADWMASAIPVDSAVALTAAAAGIISDDVIPTLSPKIWEPQSPDSVAASEASDSSQAREVDKDGRKYLQYFDDYASLSPENHCDALERIYGGDENGHVSPVLGMFSCSRSRRLDRLGSFDTLFSSVRSMVSDDDDDELFPDHEKDFGDDLILEWAKENKNDLLQIICGYHAMPLPQRGNGIVFQPLDHLQAIEYKRPPTSDLGFCNSYLASFKAAEVNAKLAAAEEALALSIWTTATVCRVLSLENVLALVAGVLLEKQVVVVCPNLGVLSAVVLSLVPMIRPFQWQSLLLPILPRQMLDFLDAPVPFIVGIQHRPADLKIKTSNLVHVNVLKNQVKMCHLPTLPRYKELVSELRPLHDRLSLESSVAKRHPVYRCNEVQAEAATRFLTVMRRYLESLCSDLRSYTITSVQSNNDRVSLLLKDSFIDSFNSRDRSFIKHFVDTQLFAVLSDSRLSSFEHGSF